One genomic window of Sphingobacteriaceae bacterium includes the following:
- the hemH gene encoding ferrochelatase, which produces MTDTAPLGLLVMAYGTPATEEDIEPYFRHILGGREPSPEAVADLKRRYQIIGGTSPLTEITEAQAEGIARHLQTLVQREVRPYVGMKHAAPFIAEAVQRMLDDGIREAVALVMAPQYSVMSIGGYYKEVDKALADQGDRGAGLTLHRVEHWHTHPGFIAAMARRLRAALAGLETQDPDRVMVIFTAHSLPARLAETDDPYPRHLQESAAAAAEAAGLKHWQVAYQSAGSTNIPWLGPDICEVIPQLPDLGMKAVVACPIGFTADHLEIFYDLDVEARDEAQAAGLEFARTESLNAAEDFVQALAEVAAAALPGQEVRRP; this is translated from the coding sequence CATTGGGTTTGCTGGTCATGGCTTACGGCACGCCGGCCACCGAAGAAGACATCGAGCCCTATTTCCGGCACATCTTGGGCGGGCGGGAGCCGTCCCCCGAGGCGGTGGCCGACCTGAAGCGCCGGTATCAAATCATCGGCGGCACCTCGCCCTTGACGGAGATCACCGAGGCCCAAGCCGAGGGCATCGCCCGGCACCTGCAAACCCTGGTGCAACGGGAAGTTCGGCCTTACGTGGGGATGAAGCACGCGGCGCCCTTCATCGCCGAGGCCGTCCAGCGCATGCTGGACGACGGCATCCGGGAAGCCGTGGCCCTGGTGATGGCGCCCCAGTATTCCGTCATGAGCATCGGCGGCTATTACAAAGAGGTGGACAAGGCCCTGGCGGACCAGGGCGACCGGGGAGCGGGGCTGACCCTGCACCGGGTGGAGCACTGGCATACCCACCCCGGGTTCATCGCCGCCATGGCCCGTCGCCTGAGGGCGGCCCTGGCCGGGCTGGAGACCCAGGACCCCGACCGGGTGATGGTCATCTTCACCGCCCACAGCCTGCCGGCCCGGCTGGCGGAGACCGACGACCCCTATCCCCGCCACCTGCAGGAAAGCGCCGCGGCGGCGGCGGAGGCGGCCGGCCTGAAGCACTGGCAGGTGGCCTACCAGAGCGCCGGCAGCACCAACATCCCCTGGCTGGGCCCCGACATCTGCGAAGTGATTCCCCAGCTGCCGGACCTGGGAATGAAAGCGGTGGTGGCCTGCCCCATCGGCTTCACCGCCGACCACTTGGAGATTTTTTACGACCTGGATGTGGAGGCCCGGGATGAGGCCCAGGCAGCGGGCCTGGAGTTCGCCCGCACCGAGTCCTTGAACGCGGCGGAAGATTTCGTCCAGGCCCTGGCCGAGGTGGCTGCCGCCGCCTTGCCCGGGCAAGAGGTCCGGCGCCCGTGA
- the hemG gene encoding protoporphyrinogen oxidase: MSTVRVAVVGGGITGLAAALELEALAAEAGAPLAITLFESDGRLGGKVQTDTPGDLIIEQGPDSMVRQKPWGVDLARRLGLESLLVETAPQGRRVYMAEGERLWSLPPGWVLGVPTTPLSLWQAPLLSWPGKVRAAREPLVPPATDQGDESLGDFLARRLGAETARKIAGPILASIAAGHAGDLSLQATFPQLARLEREHGSLVEGLRRQRARAGTGGQAGPSPSPFVTLSRGLAAMPAAAARSLRATRLLLNTPVTAVAPTAGGWRLTSGGSTDTFAGVVMAVPGFAAARLLEGLPEVADPLAAIPYADTAVVALAFRRSGVSHPLDGSGFLVPETEERTITGCTWLSSKWPHTTPQGTVLVRSFVGRMGTREALALPDEELVEAVLADLKVFLGITEEPVLSRVYRWPRGMPQYVVGHLERVQAVRDAAAGLPGLEPAGAALEGVGIPDCIRQGQEAARRLAAHLWPQRKQPQPEQRM; encoded by the coding sequence GTGAGCACCGTCCGGGTGGCGGTCGTGGGCGGGGGCATCACCGGCCTGGCGGCTGCCTTGGAACTGGAAGCCCTGGCGGCGGAGGCCGGGGCTCCCCTGGCTATAACCCTTTTCGAAAGCGACGGCCGCCTGGGGGGCAAGGTGCAGACCGATACCCCCGGCGACTTGATCATCGAGCAGGGCCCCGATTCCATGGTCCGGCAGAAGCCTTGGGGCGTGGACCTGGCCCGGCGCCTGGGCCTGGAATCCCTGCTGGTGGAGACCGCTCCCCAAGGCCGGCGGGTCTACATGGCCGAAGGGGAACGGCTCTGGTCGCTGCCCCCCGGCTGGGTGCTGGGGGTGCCCACCACGCCCTTGAGCCTGTGGCAGGCGCCCCTGCTGTCGTGGCCCGGCAAGGTGCGGGCGGCCCGGGAGCCCTTGGTGCCCCCCGCCACTGACCAGGGTGACGAATCATTGGGGGATTTTCTCGCCCGCCGGCTGGGGGCGGAAACGGCCCGCAAGATCGCCGGGCCCATCCTGGCCTCCATCGCCGCCGGCCACGCCGGGGACTTGAGCCTCCAGGCCACCTTTCCCCAGTTGGCCCGGCTGGAGCGGGAGCACGGCAGCCTGGTGGAAGGCCTGCGCCGGCAGCGGGCCCGGGCCGGAACGGGCGGCCAGGCCGGCCCTTCCCCCTCCCCTTTCGTCACCTTGTCGAGGGGCTTGGCCGCCATGCCGGCGGCCGCCGCCCGGTCCCTGCGGGCGACCCGGCTGCTGCTCAACACCCCCGTCACCGCCGTGGCCCCCACGGCCGGGGGCTGGCGGCTCACCTCCGGCGGCAGCACGGACACTTTCGCCGGGGTCGTCATGGCGGTGCCGGGCTTCGCCGCCGCCCGCCTTTTGGAGGGCCTGCCGGAAGTGGCCGATCCTTTGGCGGCCATCCCTTACGCCGACACGGCGGTGGTGGCCTTGGCCTTCCGGCGGTCCGGGGTGTCCCATCCCTTGGACGGCAGCGGCTTCCTCGTTCCCGAAACCGAAGAACGCACCATCACCGGCTGCACGTGGCTGTCCAGCAAGTGGCCCCACACGACCCCCCAAGGCACGGTGCTGGTCCGCTCCTTCGTGGGCCGCATGGGCACCCGGGAAGCCCTGGCCCTGCCCGATGAAGAGCTGGTGGAGGCGGTCCTGGCCGATCTGAAAGTTTTCCTGGGCATTACCGAGGAGCCTGTTTTGAGCAGGGTTTACCGCTGGCCCCGGGGCATGCCCCAATATGTGGTGGGCCACCTGGAGCGGGTGCAGGCCGTCCGGGATGCCGCCGCCGGGCTGCCGGGCCTGGAGCCGGCCGGCGCCGCCCTGGAGGGCGTGGGCATCCCCGACTGCATCCGCCAGGGACAGGAGGCGGCCCGCCGCTTGGCCGCCCACCTATGGCCCCAAAGGAAACAGCCCCAACCGGAGCAAAGGATGTGA
- the hemE gene encoding uroporphyrinogen decarboxylase encodes MSRDRFLKACRREPVDKTPVWFMRQAGRIFPQYRALREKYDFLTMCRTPELAAQVTLLPIEHLEVDAAIIFADIMLPLEGLGVDFNIEPTVGPVMAQPIRDEEAVARLRQYDPREVHDYLMQAIALVKKELAGLPLIGFAGAPFTLACYMIEGRPSREFTRARQLMFARPDLWHRLMSTLSDNIAEYMAAQAEAGAQALQLFDSWVGVLSPWDYEQFVLPYSRRIFRHLRETHPEVPLIHFGTGTATLLPLMAAAGPDVVGVDWRIGLDKAWDLVGPQVGVQGNLDPAVLLGSEAAVDQAVQRVLAAAAGRPGHIFNLGHGVLPDTPVEVLQRVIHQVHMHPLDKPT; translated from the coding sequence ATGTCCCGTGACCGCTTCCTGAAGGCGTGTCGCCGGGAACCGGTGGACAAGACGCCCGTCTGGTTCATGCGCCAGGCAGGCCGCATCTTCCCCCAGTACCGCGCCTTGCGGGAAAAGTATGATTTCCTCACCATGTGCCGCACCCCGGAACTGGCGGCCCAGGTGACCTTGCTTCCCATCGAGCATCTGGAAGTGGATGCGGCCATCATCTTTGCCGACATCATGCTGCCCCTGGAAGGCTTGGGGGTGGACTTCAACATCGAGCCCACCGTGGGCCCGGTGATGGCCCAGCCCATCCGGGATGAGGAGGCCGTGGCCCGCCTGCGGCAGTACGATCCCCGGGAAGTCCACGATTACTTGATGCAGGCCATCGCCCTGGTCAAGAAGGAGTTGGCGGGGCTGCCCCTCATCGGCTTCGCCGGGGCGCCCTTCACCCTGGCCTGCTACATGATCGAAGGCCGCCCCTCCCGGGAGTTCACCCGGGCCCGCCAGTTGATGTTCGCCCGCCCTGACCTGTGGCACCGGCTGATGTCCACCTTGAGCGACAACATCGCCGAGTACATGGCGGCCCAAGCGGAAGCCGGCGCCCAGGCCCTGCAGTTGTTCGACAGCTGGGTGGGCGTCTTGTCGCCGTGGGACTACGAGCAGTTCGTGCTGCCCTATTCGCGCCGCATCTTCCGGCATCTCCGGGAGACCCATCCTGAGGTGCCCTTGATCCACTTCGGCACCGGCACCGCCACCCTGCTCCCCTTGATGGCGGCGGCGGGCCCCGATGTGGTGGGGGTGGATTGGCGCATCGGCTTGGACAAGGCCTGGGATCTGGTAGGTCCCCAGGTGGGCGTCCAGGGCAATTTGGACCCGGCGGTGCTGCTGGGCTCCGAGGCGGCGGTGGACCAGGCGGTCCAGCGGGTGCTGGCGGCCGCCGCCGGTCGCCCGGGTCACATCTTCAACCTGGGTCACGGTGTGCTGCCCGACACCCCGGTGGAAGTGCTGCAGCGGGTCATCCACCAAGTTCACATGCACCCTTTGGACAAGCCCACATAA